In Anticarsia gemmatalis isolate Benzon Research Colony breed Stoneville strain chromosome 4, ilAntGemm2 primary, whole genome shotgun sequence, one DNA window encodes the following:
- the LOC142972445 gene encoding late secretory pathway protein AVL9 homolog: protein MSVINEPVLNIIVVGFHHKKGCQVEHCYPELVPGQPTELPAAWRHLPALALPDGSHNYLSDTIFFNLPGLTEPAHTVYGVSCFRQIPVEQVVQKTEDMTRSSVQKSVCVVCRAPLFGRLAVKLELVVRAWFLQGDFSQTKLLEDAYNHLNSCPVQMDQIVEGLSVQRLVENWRHKALLLFKLMLLRRKVLIYGAPAGPLSNALLTLVSLLPHCLESGLSRAANVVLSRPLSPVPAVITDNRNQDITDCTAEIAQETIGNLHNGTSQIEELSPKETGNLLEEKDRVSRQSFDETLLTDVVDRQDISGTREKCHSIGEKCKPQKGLTEAQQSPTMARDMSVDGLHNLIGQIDQTECGIPLPLFEDGYLCLPYLSLQYLDLLSDPAVKGFVVGASNVLFKQKRQLFDVLVELNEMRIETADMALRRQLALGTEDLRFADHVVRHGPTQGDAWIREQFASYLIYLLRTSLLPEGSREIDSYNSQFMIAFKLTPAYQQWSEATNNGEIEAFLNLMPLHPFSGQLSVADMKLKFAHTMSTTEGGRKVTAAVASTGRAVATTSRAVGGALSQARGALSGWWSALTAPPAAAPGDKPEDAEDAAERLERLERLDLDNRSEPRPDSPEPPDKSIEDGTVNLSKIRVI from the exons ATGTCGGTTATAAACGAGCCTGTTCTTAACATCATAGTGGTGGGATTCCATCATAAAAAAGGATGCCAA GTGGAACATTGCTATCCTGAGCTAGTACCTGGACAGCCAACAGAACTGCCAGCAGCATGGCGACATTTACCTGCATTGGCTCTACCAGATGGCTCTCACAATTATTTGTCTGATACTATATTTTTCAATCTACCTGGGTTAACTGAACCTGCGCACACAGTATACGGAGTATCATGTTTCAGACAAATTCCTGTAGAG CAAGTAGTGCAGAAAACGGAGGACATGACACGCAGCTCAGTACAAAAAAGTGTATGTGTTGTGTGTCGAGCGCCATTGTTTGGTCGTCTGGCAGTCAAGTTGGAGCTGGTGGTGCGAGCTTGGTTTTTACAAGGCGACTTTTCACAAACAAAATTGCTTGAAGATGCCTACAATCATTTAAATAGTTGTCCAGTTCAAATGGATCAAATAGTTGAAG GGTTATCAGTTCAGAGATTAGTAGAAAATTGGAGGCACAAagcattgttattgtttaaattgatgTTGTTGAGGCGTAAAGTTCTTATCTATGGTGCTCCGGCTGGGCCGCTATCTAATGCTCTATTGACACTTGTATCTTTATTACCACATTGTTTAGAAAGTGGTCTATCACGTGCTGCAAATGTTGT TCTATCCCGGCCATTGTCACCCGTTCCTGCTGTGATAACTGATAACAGAAATCAGGATATTACAGATTGCACTGCAGAAATAGCACAAGAAACAATTGGAAATTTACACAATGGCACCAGCCAAATTGAGGAACTGTCACCTAAAGAGACGGGCAATTTGTTAGAAGAAAAAGATCGTGTCAGTCGGCAGAGTTTTGATGAGACTTTACTGACAGATGTTGTAGATAGGCAAGATATATCAGGCACGAGGGAAAAGTGCCATAGTATTGGAGAGAAATGTAAACCTCAAAAAGGTTTAACAGAAGCACAGCAAAGCCCAACCATGGCCAGAGACATGAGTGTAGATGGCTTACATAATCTCATTGGACAAATCGACCAAACTGAATGTGGCATTCCTCTTCCTTTATTCGAAGATGGCTATCTCTGCCTCCCATATTTATCTCTACAGTACCTAGATCTTTTGTCTGATCCTGCTGTGAAAGGGTTTGTTGTCGGAGCATCTAATGTGTTATTCAAACAAAAGAGACAGCTATTTGACGTATTAGTAGAGTTGAATGAAATGAGAATAGAAACGGCCGACATGGCGTTAAGGCGGCAGTTAGCTCTAGGCACGGAGGATTTGCGCTTTGCCGACCATGTAGTACGTCACGGTCCCACACAGGGCGACGCGTGGATAAGGGAACAGTTCGCAAGTTACTTAATTTATCTTCTAAGAACATCTCTGCTACCAG AAGGCAGCCGCGAGATCGACTCGTACAATTCTCAATTTATGATCGCCTTCAAATTAACTCCTGCGTATCAGCAGTGGTCGGAGGCCACAAACAACGGAGAAATAGAAGCCTTCCTAAATCTGATGCCTTTACATCCCTTCTCCGGTCAGCTGTCCGTCGCCGACATGAAGTTGAAGTTCGCTCA caCGATGTCGACGACGGAGGGCGGGCGCAAGGTGACGGCGGCGGTGGCCAGCACGGGGCGCGCGGTGGCCACGACGTCGCGCGCGGTGGGCGGCGCGCTGTCGCAGGCGCGCGGCGCGCTGTCGGGCTGGTGGAGCGCGCTCacggcgccgcccgccgccgcgcccggcGACAAGCCCGAAGACGCCGAGGACGCCGCCGAGCGCCTGGAGCGCCTCGAGCGCCTCGACCTCGACAACAGGAGCGAGCCGCGCCCCGACTCCCCCGAGCCGCCCGATAAATCGATCGAGGACGGCACCGTCAATCTCAGTAAAATAAGAGTCATATAG